TGGATTCCAAAAGTCTCATTTTCGAATAGAAAGACATTCAAACTGCTTCAATATGATCGTTTCAAGTGTCACTCAGTCTGATGAAGCCATGTACTATTGTGCACTCACATACCCAGACATTGTGTTTGGAGATGGAacttatttacaaattaaaggtAGGATTCTGAGTTGATTTTGAATGTTTAAGCTCCTGGTTTAATGTAGTGATATTTTCCTGGTGATTGTTAACATGTTCAACCTGGAAGATAAATAATAGTGAAGTAGTGAAATGTTAACTGTGTTTTCTTCAACAACACTGAGTTACAGACTTTTACTAAGTGAATCCTGATCAATGTTTATAGGTGATCATGTTACTATTGCATCAGAAACATCTAAAGCAGCTCTGTGTGATAATTCAGTGGTGTGTGAACCAACACCGCATGgaaacaacactaacactaacacacaacacaacacaggtgagatgtcagtgttttgtactaATCTAAATATAATGTGGTGAAATAACAGAATCAGAAATGATCAGATCTCTGCATCGGACAGTGATCGGTTTGGGATCGGCTTTGGGTTTGTGCGCACTTctgattttctgtctcacttGTTTCATACTGAGGAGAAGAAAACTTGAAACCTCTAGATGTGAGTTTTTTTGTCAtcacataaattaaaaatacagtttagaaatacagtaaagtttaattcttttaaaactaCTAATTAGTGTATTTCTATATTAATAGCTAACACTGCTGTAGAAGATTCTCCAGGAACGATGCaggtaaaaaatgtttttccctTACAGTGTTATTACtcattttatcattattattattattattattattattattattattattattattattattattattattattcaggaaTCTGAAGCTGAATCACTGAATTATGCGGCTTTGCAATTCTCCAAGAGGAAAACcaaagctgaaaaaagaaaacccgTCTCatcagatgagtgtgtgtactctgATGTGAAGCAAATAATTATagtcaatgaaaaaaaaaaaaaaaaaaaaaaaaatatatatatatatatatatatatatatatatatatatatatatatatatatatatatatatatatatatatctttttactgtatttctatCAGAAAGACTAATAATCGTGTTCCTGTATTTATAGTAAATGCTTCTATAGAAAACTGTCCTGAAATGAAGAAGGTACGTGTGCATGAAAATACCGGATTCATATTCTAAATAGTGTCaatactacagtatattgtattttctaaatataatttgtattttaagGTTCCATAGCTTTGCAATATAATCccaagcttttattttgatgcACATGCACATATTCTGTGGTTATTACTGTGAGCTGAATTCCTTATGAAGTTATGAAGTTTTTTCCAATCCTCCAATCCTTccaatttttcttcttcttcatattattattattattattttttagaaatctgAAGCAGAAACTCCTCAAATGAATTATACAGCGTTGCAATTCTCCAAGAGAAAAGCCAAAGCTGAAAAAAGGAGGACTGGCTCATCAGATAATTGTGTGTACGCTGAtgtgaaaaaaatctgtaacgtatattataaatgattaataatacccagtacaaatacacaaaaacatcatGATTTTAGGATTTTTCCTCATATTTATCGCTATGAGTTGTTattaactaaaatatttttttcataaaatatttaaagctatttagttttttacataacaaaatttttccaaacaaaatattaatcttAAGCCTTTGAACACATCTCAACTACATTTTCCATCTACTTCCATAATTTTCTTCCATTACTTTTTATTGACCATCTAGTTTCTTACTGCCTTCTCattacaaatgaatatatactgtaccattcattcattcattttctaccgcttatccgaactattctcgggtcacggggagcctgtgcctatctcaggcgtcatcgggcatcaaggcaggatacaccctggacggagtgccaacccatcacagggcacacacacactctcgttcactcacgcaatatatactgtaccataTTATACATCTTTTATGTACATATTATACATACTTTAGCTTCATACTTTAGCATCATTGTGTTTGAAGCTTTTCCTGTCAACTTCAGTAACCTTCACATCTTAATCTTGCACCATCACTTCAGACTATCAGCGAGAAAAGTATAGAGgcaaaaaaactgaaatgtatGACTATAGAGTACCAACATATAGAAAGGACGGAGTCACCAAATTCTCACCAGACATGCAGTGGGTTTGTACTATGAACCTCCTGCTACGGCCTTCTACGTACTTAATCCTTCAATCTGTCAATTAAGGCATCTGCTGCTTTAATGGAGTACTTCCAGAATGACCTTAGACAAGGGGCAGTTTGCTTTTAGCTTCTTCAATAGACAAAAAAGTGGCATCTTATTTGTTGTCTACATAGT
The Tachysurus vachellii isolate PV-2020 chromosome 13, HZAU_Pvac_v1, whole genome shotgun sequence genome window above contains:
- the LOC132856332 gene encoding uncharacterized protein LOC132856332 — translated: MSGFWILFMTFSTMYTVHPGRHWVTAQSPTKPQVHQPDKELSVNIGDSATLQCCVKRKKPQLIVSFYRTSGETFHNGFQKSHFRIERHSNCFNMIVSSVTQSDEAMYYCALTYPDIVFGDGTYLQIKGDHVTIASETSKAALCDNSVVCEPTPHGNNTNTNTQHNTVIGLGSALGLCALLIFCLTCFILRRRKLETSRSNTAVEDSPGTMQESEAESLNYAALQFSKRKTKAEKRKPVSSDECVYSDIQDLRQITTEP